In Lutra lutra chromosome 6, mLutLut1.2, whole genome shotgun sequence, the following are encoded in one genomic region:
- the GPSM3 gene encoding G-protein-signaling modulator 3, which produces MNPLHYCSWRSFSQSLCSPGAREVKQAVWVGKQNWRKLTGMGGARGGADQEPSFLLSTQASSPWLTPTPSSPHSPPEPRVPALLPNPSYPSPFSFPPQGMEAKRPQEEEEDDQHQGPHQDEHDWPPMNTSTRPWRSAPPSPPPSGTRHTALGPRSASLLSLQTELLLDLVAEAQSRRLEEQRATFHIPQNPPSRAPAPHRPLEDREQLYSTILSHQCQRMEAQRSEPPLPPGGQELLELLLRVQGGGRMEEQRSRPPTHTC; this is translated from the exons ATGAATCCCCTCCACTACTGCAGCTGGAGGAGCTTTTCCCAGTCTCTGTGCTCCCCTGGGGCAAGAGAGGTCAAGCAAGCAGTTTGGGTGGGAAAACAGAACTGGAGGAAGTTGACAGGGATGGGCGGGGCCCGTGGGGGGGCTGACCAGGAacccagcttcctgctcagtaccCAGGCATCCAGCCCCTggctcacccccaccccttccagcccccactcccctccGGAACCTAGGGTTCCAGCCCTCCTCCCAAATCCCAGCTACCCTTCCCCCTTCAGTTTCCCCCCTCAGGGGATGGAGGCCAAGAGAccccaggaagaagaggaagatgaccAG CATCAGGGACCCCATCAGGATGAGCATGACTGGCCCCCTATGAACACCAGCACTCGGCCTTGGCGATCTGCTCCTCCGTCCCCTCCTCCTTCAGGGACCCGTCACACAG ccctggggccccgctccgcctccctgctctccctacAGACTGAGCTCCTTCTGGATTTGGTGGCGGAGGCCCAGTCCCGCCGCctagaggagcagagagccaccTTCCACATCCCCCAGAATCCCCCAAGCAGAGCCCCAGCCCCACACCGGCCTCTTGAGGACAGAGAACAGCTCTACAGCACTATCCTCAGTCACCAG TGCCAGCGGATGGAAGCCCAGCGGTCAGAGCCTCCCCTACCCCCAGGGGGACAGGAGCTCCTGGAGTTGCTGCTGAGAGTTCAGGGTGGAGGTCGAATGGAGGAGCAAAGGTCCCGGCCCCCAACACATACCTGCTGA
- the PBX2 gene encoding pre-B-cell leukemia transcription factor 2, producing the protein MDERLLGPPPPGGGRGGLGLVGGEPGGPGEPPGGGDPGGGNGGVPGGRGKQDIGDILQQIMTITDQSLDEAQAKKHALNCHRMKPALFSVLCEIKEKTGLSIRSSQEEEPVDPQLMRLDNMLLAEGVAGPEKGGGSAAAAAAAAASGGGVSPDNSIEHSDYRSKLAQIRHIYHSELEKYEQACNEFTTHVMNLLREQSRTRPVAPKEMERMVSIIHRKFSAIQMQLKQSTCEAVMILRSRFLDARRKRRNFSKQATEVLNEYFYSHLSNPYPSEEAKEELAKKCGITVSQVSNWFGNKRIRYKKNIGKFQEEANIYAVKTAVSVTQGGHSRTSSPTPPSSAGSGGSFNLSGSGDMFLGMPGLNGDSYSASQVESLRHSMGPGGYGDNLGGGQMYSPREMRANGGWQEAVTPSSVTSPTEGPGSVHSDTSN; encoded by the exons ATGGACGAGCGGCTGCTGGGGCCGCCCCCTCcaggcgggggccgggggggccTGGGATTggtgggtggggagcctgggggccCTGGCGAGCCTCCCGGCGGCGGAGACCCCGGTGGGGGTAACGGGGGGGTCCCGGGAGGCCGAGGGAAGCAAGACATCGGGGACATTCTGCAGCAGATAATGACCATCACCGACCAGAGCCTGGATGAGGCCCAGGCCAA GAAACACGCCCTTAACTGCCACCGCATGAAGCCTGCTCTCTTTAGTGTCCTGTGCGAAATCAAGGAGAAAACCG GCCTCAGCATTCGAAGCTCCCAAGAGGAGGAGCCGGTGGACCCACAGCTGATGCGCCTGGACAACATGCTTCTGGCAGAGGGTGTGGCTGGGCCTGAGAAAGGGGGGGGCTCTGCTGCAGCAGCTGCAGCCGCCGCAGCCTCGGGTGGCGGCGTGTCCCCTGACAACTCCATCGAACACTCCGACTATCGCAGCAAACTTGCCCAAATCCGCCACATCTACCACTCGGAGCTGGAGAAGTACGAGCAG GCATGTAACGAGTTCACGACGCACGTCATGAACCTGCTGAGGGAACAGAGCCGCACGCGGCCTGTGGCTCCCAAGGAGATGGAGCGCATGGTGAGCATCATCCACCGAAAGTTCAGCGCCATCCAGATGCAGCTCAAGCAGAGCACCTGTGAGGCTGTCATGATCCTGCGTTCCCGCTTCTTGGATGCCAG ACGCAAACGCCGCAACTTCAGCAAACAAGCCACTGAGGTCCTCAATGAGTACTTCTACTCCCACCTGAGTAACCCGTATCCTAGTGAGGAGGCTAAGGAGGAGCTTGCCAAGAAGTGTGGGATCACTGTCTCTCAG GTCTCCAACTGGTTTGGCAACAAGCGGATCCGctataagaaaaatattggaaagtTCCAAGAGGAGGCCAACATCTATGCCGTCAAGACTGCCGTGTCAGTCACCCAGGGGGGCCACAGCCGCACCAGCTCCCCGACACCCCCTTCCTCTGCAG GCTCTGGCGGCTCTTTCAATCTCTCAGGATCCGGAGACATGTTTCTGGGGATGCCCGGGCTCAACGGAGATTCCTATTCTGCTTCCCAG GTGGAATCACTCCGACACTCAATGGGGCCAGGGGGCTACGGGGATAACCTTGGGGGAGGCCAGATGTACAGCCCTCGGGAAATGAGG gcAAATGGTGGCTGGCAGGAGGCTGTAACCCCATCCTCAGTGACATCTCCGACAGAGGGACCAGGGAGCGTTCACTCTGACACTTCCAACTGA